CGCTCTTGCCTCAAGTCAGTATCAAGACACATCAAGTGTTACGTCAGTGCTAAGTGGGTGTTGAAGCCAAGAGATCAGGAATTGGAAATTCAACAACAGAAATTTGAGTAGTATCTTGGGAAAACAAAAGTACTACGTTTAATTTAATAgactgaaaatgatttttaaaaagaacttataagtaaattttatcataaatggcatttatttagtttttcactACATTTTTgtatcactttttttctttccaggagtCTCGCAAACAACAATCTCCAGACACTCCCAAAAGATATTTTCAAAGGCCTGGATTCTTTAACAAATGTGTAAGAGGACCTAAGAAATCACTGATTAACTAATTTAAAATGATTAGTGAGATATTGAAGATTAGTATTTTTAATTGGTgttaaaattagaatatttttaattgacttcACCTTTGAATCTACATTGATTGAATGTTAGAATTCTTTATGACTTAGCCTGGGAAATTCTAAATGCACAGTACCCGGCTATTACTTTGTCAAAATGTGTGACTGTCTGTAAGGGGCGGTCATAAGGGTCACTGGGGGAACCTGGAAAGGGGAGACGTCCACAAAAATTTCAAGATCTCTTTTTTCTCACGAGGTGCAGGAAGTAGGGCtacaaagacaaacacaaggGAGTCTGGGAAAAATGACAGACTCAGATGAAAGGTTACACCCATGGGTTGGTCAGGCAACAGAAACGAGcaggaagtgggggaagggaggggagttTGCCTTTTCTCTCATTAGCCTGAACAACAACTCTAGGCTTAATCCCCAGGAATTTGGCTTAAGCCCCAGGAAGGGAATGAACTTAATTATTTTTGACCCCTTTTCAAACAAAAGAGCTTTCAAACTTTGACTTTTAAGCTTCAGAGTGAAAGATCTTCGTGAGGAGGAATTTGTATATCTTGCTGTAAGCAAAGCAAGTTCTATATGCCCAATCCTCCCCTAAGCAATTTAGTCCTTAAATCTCTCTTCCAGAACGTTAGCAGGGCATTTAAATCTCATAAAGAAGAATATAGGaaccaaaatgaaaacatgtatgAGAACTTTTTTTTACTATCACTTACTTTGTTATTGAATatgtagaaagaaaattaaataaatataaatatatcatgaagcttaaataactttttaagatTTTGATGGAACcaataaagaaagtaaatataataacacacacagagaatatatatttatattgatatCTCCAAAACAGCTTTCTCTaataacaaaaaaaccaaaaaaacctgaGTTAAGAATTTTCTTCTAAGCCCAGAATTTAACCTCAAATCAAGAAGCTAATGAATCCTCTTTGTCCTTTGCAGTTGTCCCCAACTCCTCTGTCATGCCTTCTTTCCCAGTTCCTGAAAACTGATTTCTATCCAAGCAGGTGCCAGAATCAAGAACCTTCCTTAAGAACCCAGCACATCTCTTGTCTGCTCTGCTTTACAATACCCAGAAGGGCTGGCACTCTTGGGATGAGGTCACTTCGGGGAATGTTTTGAAAGTTAGATGATACCCCACGGCTGACTTGGGGTGTAGTTCATGCTGGGGCCTCTGTCTCGTGCTGTGTCAAAGTAACACTTAAAATCTGGCTCAGTCCCCCAGGGAATCCCAGAATGAGCTTAACCCAAATCAAGGATTATCTCAGAAGTACAAGGATTCATGATAACTTGTCCTTTAGTGgatttcttgttgattttcttaatgaacatattctttaaaaaatatttaaatgctcatgtatttaaaattatttatgtgctGCATGAAGAATGGGCAGCACCTATCTTCTGAATTCTGTGtgaccagaaaagaaatggaagaccTTCACagaggcaaaataaataaacagaaagcttGGTGAGTCAGGGCCATGCATGGAAATTTAAACTCTGCCATATAGTTTATTACAGGCATGGGCTGTTGTAGGTATTATGTCTGCATTAACTCTGCTATGGCAAAGTCATTTCTCATTAAAGTGGAATTTGTAGATCACTTTAATGGGGTCAGGATTAACTATGTCTATGAAGAAGAAAAGCCAATGGCTCGCTGGATTTAATTAAATATCATACAGCAATCCTTACACTCTATCCTCTAGACCCAATAACATAGCTGCTGGATGCTCATAGCTACAGGGTCCCTAGAATGTCTGCTAGTACAAATGAGGCACcaaattttaagttttacatttatttatctatctaatttttttttgtcctaggGATTGAGCCCTGACCTTTCAATAGGCTAACCATGCATGGCTACACTCAGaatccttaatttttttaagatttaaatgaactttttttcatcttaatatatgagaaaataatcacaTTTGGGACAACTTTGATATACGAATCTAGTTTTGAACAATAAACTTTATAAACTCTAAGTACAGATCATGTATTTCGGATGAGAATTTAGCATCCAAATTGGGATATAAATATAAACTATACAGAAGACATTAAAGATAAtaccaaaaaagagagaaagaaaaaatagagtaTTGCTTAATCAATTTGCTGTGTTTATAGTGTTTATATTGATTACACACCCAGATGATGAAATCTTGGATGTGTTGGagtaaacaaaacattaaaattaactaTACCTGTTTCTCTTTACATTTCTTTAGGGTCCCTATAGAGAAACGTGACTTATACATATGACTTAGGTGTTATTTCTATTGAGTCCACTCTTCTAGTCTAAGAAACCACTGAATGCAAACGAGAATAGGTTGTGAGTTTCTTGGGTGGCCTTTAAGGGtgctctgtgatcactctgtgagCCCAAACAGAATGGACAGTCAAGTTCAACATGGATGATAGAGCAGGTACAGGGTAATGCTGAATAAGTTGAAGACACGCTTGGGTCATGACAGGGCCCATGTACTGCAAATGCAGCAGAGGTTTCTGTTTCAGGGACCTGAGAGGGAACTCATTTAATTGTGACTGTAAATTGAAGTGGCTGGTGGAATGGCTTGGCCACACCAATGCGACTGTGGAAGACATCTACTGTGAAGGCCCCCCGGAATATAAGAAACGCAAAATCAATAGCCTCTCCCCCAAGGATTTTGATTGTATCATTACAGGTAATGTATGGAAACCCATTTTACAGCAGAAAATTGTTTAAAGGGCTACGTTTTTGCAAgtataaaaattgatttttttaatatgttaagaACCATCTAAGAAATTTAATGTGTGAAACATTATGAACCTTTAAAACTTTATATGCTTTAAAACAGCAGAATTGCCATTTTACTATTTctctgaaataaatatatttcttgtgAGTATTTGGGATCTGGCCAAGAAGTGTGAGGCATTAGTATTATCTCACATTTATtcatcttcctttcctatttttgcAGAATTTGCAAAATCCCAAGATCTACCTTATCAGTCACTGTCCATAGACACTTTTTCTTATATGAATGATGAATATGTAGTCATTGCTCAGCCTTTTACTGGAAAATGCATTTTCCTGGAATGGGACCATGTAGAGAAGACCTTCCGGAATTATGACAACATTACAGGTATGAAGAGCCTAACGATATTGAGTAGAACATTAAACTGCTTCGACCAAGagcaagagaaatggaggagttTATGAAGAAATGCTTTGACTAGTCTTAGTAGTGTTAACTCCAATTTGTTACTAAGAGACTTGAGATTGTGTGCTAAACTGTGGCTAGTCCTTAATTCCTTtacttgtaaataagaaaagtgtCTAAATCACAGGTTTGTTAGTAAGGAAATGTGCTCATGTATTTAAGAAACTTAGCATTAGTACTGAGTATACTAAATACCCTCTAAAAGGGGGATTCTTTTCCTTCAGAGTGAAAGCATGGAATCACAATGATTAATTCTAATCTAGGCCCTGCCATTATTTAACTAGACGAACCCATCATCTTCCCTGTATTCTCATTGTTCCTAACTGtaaaataagacaataaaataaattgggtCTGGTGGTGCTGATCTGgtatcccaacacttggaagctAAGGTGGGGGATCAGGAGACTGAGCCCAGCTACAatgtaagaccctgtcccaaaatatacaaacaaacaaacccccacaaACCTAAGGGGGTATGGCTGGGGAGAGGCCTCTCTGGGTGCTGCACTGACTGCACAGGCATGGagaactgagtttggatccttagCACCCTAGTAAAAAGCCTGACATAGTGGCAGGCatttgtctgtaacttcagcactggaGAGCCCAGACAGGCAGAGCCTGGGGCTCACTAGCTAGCCAGTCAGGCCAAATCAgcgagcttcaggttcagtgagagaccctgtctcaaaacagtggagaagcagttgaggaagacaccaaacATTGACCTGTGaccttccacacatgcacacatgggtgaGTGCACCTCtaatacatatatgcacaaacacacacacacacacacacacacacacacacacacacacacaccacatacacagggGTGGAGGAGAACTGTCTCTAGCTCTAAGAAGTGTTTGTATGGATACAGATGTGATTGgcacaaacacataaatgaatataCACAGCACAAAAATATGGTTATAATTAAATCTACTTGAATTCAAAGTAAGTGAATTAAATAAGAAAGCTATTTTAGATCAACTCTCAAACTCTGCTGCacctttttaataaaatgttaatgtaTCCCTTGAAACAAAAAGGATTCTGTGGTCCAATAAATCTATAAGCCATATCTGCCTCTTGGAGGTTCATAACAAATATATTAGAGACTATGAAAAATCCTGCAATATGGAAACCCATTGtcaatgtttttcttaatttgttcacagaatccattttttttatgaaaaatgcTACTTGAGAGATCCCTAAAGTTTTGTTCCCATttcaacagtttttaaaattataaaataccaaTCAAAACAGTTCTGAAAGGTGTTATTTTCTGACATCTTGAACCCTGTTCCTAAGAATATCCCGACCTCCTCATGAAAGATGACCATTAGCAAGGCAAGGTAGCACACTCTTGCCATCATTAGCTGGGCAGGGTATCACACctttgtaatcctagtactccgGAGGCTGAAGCAAAGggattatgaattcaaggcccacttgggatatatagtgagactatgtctccAGAAAAGGAGGGCAGAAGGCTTACCACCAGACAAGGTGCAAAGGGTTATAATTATTAATTCGATTTTGCCAGGAGCCATCAAGTCTATCCATCATCAAATGTCCAAATAGTCCTTGCTTTATACTGAGGTTCCCCTGGATGAAACAATCTATCCAAACTGAGATTCTTCTAGAATCCCCTTTTTCTCCAAGAAAGGTcatgcttctctttcttcctagGTTTTCCAATGTGGAGCAGCTGGGCTCTGTGCTATCTAACCTGAGATCTTCTGATTCATGCACATCCCATCAGCCACTGTTTGTTTCAGGATCTTGCTGTGTcatcaaggctggccttgaacccacaatcctcctgcttccgccCAAGTGTTAGAAGTACATACACGtgtctctgtcctcagcctgCTCCCGATGATACTGTAGACTAGAACTTGAAAGGAGTAAATCATCTGCTTGTAGATTTTCAGAGGTTATGTTTTAGATGACAGTTTAGTTTGTTCCTGCTCCTGTAATGAAATACCCTaggctgggtaatttataaacaacagaaatttatttcttacagatttgggagctggggagtCCAACAAATGTAATGTCTTGTAAGAACTTGCTTTCTGCTTCAAAGACAGCCCCTTCTCTGTGGATATGCagagcagaaagaaagacaaaaccatTAAAACGACTCTCTCAAGCCCTTTTTTGATGGCTCCATTGCTGACTTAATTACCTTCTAGAGGCCTTGGCTTATCAGGCTGTTGCACTAAGGGTTACATTTCAACATGGATTTGAAGATTTTCACATATTCAAACCATACAGATCATAAATAACACATCATATGATGACTAGTCTCTCCATCATGGACAGACATCGCTGCCCACCTGTGATATTATTTCTTGCAGAATTACATATGTCACCACAGAATCCTTCTCAACACAAGCTCGTCAAGCAGTCACAATCACTCAGTCAGTCTGTATGGGTACCTAAGATGAAATCTGATGGCCATCCCTCGCACACTCTGACCTTCATTGTGCAGAAGAGAAAACCGATCCCAGAGAAATTAAGTCATCCTCTGTAGGTCACATAAACAGTTTAGTTATGAAAGAAGTCTCAAGTAAGGTTCctctgcctttttattttctcctacAGCCAGTGTCTAAAGTTCTAGgtcaatctggtctacacagtaaataCTTCCAGGCCAACtggggctacctagtgagaccttgtctaaataaACGAATAGCCCAAAGACTCAGATAGGCCCATGTTTGAATACCAGCTCTATCTTTTGGTATCAGAACTTTGCCCCTCTGAGTCTAGAAGAGTTTGCTCatctagaaaaagaaagatgaacaggcatggtggtgagcaCCTCTagtcttagcatttgggaggcagaagtaggagatacgtgagtttgagtttgaggccagcctggacacagcatagcaaaactctgtctcaaaaaaacagatgcacaaaaacaaagataagaaAAGGGAAGATAACATTTATCTTAAGGTTGTTGGAATAATTTAATGATTTGACAAAGCGTATAGTAAATGTTCAGAAATGGGAGTTTTGAATCACAACTAGGAAATTAAATCAGGTATGTTGAGGAAAACAATACTTGCTTCAAGGAGTGAGAAGAAAGAGTTCAGGTCATATCTCTGTGCCCTAAATGTCTACAGCAGGTTGAATGTGACATGGCAGCTTCATTGTTTATAACAAGGCCCCATGGATGTAAAGACCTAGAACCCAAGGATATTGCTACTTGACTTTGGAGATTGGTCCTCTCTAACAAACCAAGAGAATCTCTCCTTTTAGGCTGATTTCTGTGGAAGTTGTCTAACCTTAgcctgtgtgtttacatgttccAAAGAGGATGGCCATACAACTAATATCTCACTTGTCTCTCCTCAGGCACGTCCACTGTGGTGTGCAAGCCTATAGTCATTGATACTCAGCTCTATGTCATTGTGGCCCAGCTCTTTGGTGGCTCTCACATCTATAAGCGAGATGGTTTTGCaaacaaattcataaaaatcCAGGATATTGAAGTTCTCAAAATCCGAAAACCCAATGACATCGAAACATTCAAGATTGAAAACAACTGGTACTTTGTCGTTGCTGACAGTTCCAAAGCTGGGTTTACTACCATTTACAAATGGAATGGAAATGGATTCTACTCGCACCAATCCTTACATGCCTGGTACAGGGATACTGATGTGGAATACCTAGAAATAGCCAGAACACCATTGACCCTCAGAACACCTCATTTAATCCTGTCCAGTAGTTCCCAGCGCCCTGTCATTTACCAGTGGAGTAAAGCAACACAATTATTCACTAACCAAACTGACATTCCCAACATGGAGGATGTGTACGCGGTGAAGCACTTCTCTGTAAAAGGTGATGTGTACATTTGCTTGACCAGATTCATTGGCGACTCCAAAGTCATGAAGTGGGGTGGCTCCTCCTTCCAGGACATTCAGAGGATGCCATCACGAGGATCCATGGTGTTCCAGCCCCTTCAGATAAATAATTACCAATATGCAATTCTCGGAAGCGATTACTCCTTCACTCAAGTGTATAACTGGGACGCGGAGAAAGCCAGATTTGTGAAATTTCAGGAATTAAATGTTCAAGCACCCAGGTCGTTCACACATGTGTCCATTAACAAGCGTAATTTCCTTTTTGCTTCCAGTTTTAAAGGAAACACACAGATCTACAAACATGTCATAGTTGACTTAAGCGCATGAGACACCAAACTCCATGACTACCATCGGAAACTTTCTACAGTATGTGACCTGGATGAACTCAATGCATGATGACTCTTCTTATCACACTTGCAGGTGAATGCCTTTCAACATTGAGA
The sequence above is drawn from the Peromyscus leucopus breed LL Stock chromosome 1, UCI_PerLeu_2.1, whole genome shotgun sequence genome and encodes:
- the Lgi1 gene encoding leucine-rich glioma-inactivated protein 1, translating into MESERSRRMGNACIPLRRIACFLCLFSVVLLTEGKKPAKPKCPAVCTCTKDNALCENARSIPRTVPPDVISLSFVRSGFTEISEGSFLFTPSLQLLLFTSNSFDVISDDAFIGLPHLEYLFIENNNIKSISRHTFRGLKSLIHLSLANNNLQTLPKDIFKGLDSLTNVDLRGNSFNCDCKLKWLVEWLGHTNATVEDIYCEGPPEYKKRKINSLSPKDFDCIITEFAKSQDLPYQSLSIDTFSYMNDEYVVIAQPFTGKCIFLEWDHVEKTFRNYDNITGTSTVVCKPIVIDTQLYVIVAQLFGGSHIYKRDGFANKFIKIQDIEVLKIRKPNDIETFKIENNWYFVVADSSKAGFTTIYKWNGNGFYSHQSLHAWYRDTDVEYLEIARTPLTLRTPHLILSSSSQRPVIYQWSKATQLFTNQTDIPNMEDVYAVKHFSVKGDVYICLTRFIGDSKVMKWGGSSFQDIQRMPSRGSMVFQPLQINNYQYAILGSDYSFTQVYNWDAEKARFVKFQELNVQAPRSFTHVSINKRNFLFASSFKGNTQIYKHVIVDLSA